A region of Arabidopsis thaliana chromosome 5, partial sequence DNA encodes the following proteins:
- a CDS encoding alpha/beta-Hydrolases superfamily protein (alpha/beta-Hydrolases superfamily protein; FUNCTIONS IN: hydrolase activity; LOCATED IN: chloroplast; EXPRESSED IN: 22 plant structures; EXPRESSED DURING: 13 growth stages; CONTAINS InterPro DOMAIN/s: Alpha/beta hydrolase fold-1 (InterPro:IPR000073); BEST Arabidopsis thaliana protein match is: alpha/beta-Hydrolases superfamily protein (TAIR:AT5G19850.1); Has 8675 Blast hits to 8672 proteins in 1315 species: Archae - 112; Bacteria - 5902; Metazoa - 505; Fungi - 108; Plants - 578; Viruses - 6; Other Eukaryotes - 1464 (source: NCBI BLink).): MRALTWTAMSPPVMSRTATSTVNLRRISLRRDRVCVRATASSSATVSGGGVVEAVELAEIGERSKKWKWKGEYSVNYFVKDSPEEVTPASQTVLLVHGFGASIPHWRRNINALSKNHTVYAIDLLGFGASDKPPGFSYTMESWAELILNFLEEVVQKPTILIGNSVGSLACVIAASGTKFLIYLEKKTESRGDLVKGLVLLNCAGGMNNKAVFDDWRIKLLMPLLLLIDFLLKQRGIASALFNRVKDRENLKNILTNVYGNKDNVDDTLVEIIAGPANTEGALDAFVSILTGPPGPNPIKLIPEITKPVLVLWGDQDGLTPLDGPVGKYFTSLPDQLPNFNLYVLQGVGHCPQDDRPDLVHERLLPWLAQLSST; encoded by the exons ATGAGAGCTCTAACATGGACGGCAATGTCGCCGCCGGTGATGTCACGGACGGCGACTTCTACGGTTAACTTACGACGTATCAGCCTACGGAGAGATCGCGTCTGTGTTAGAGCCACGGCTTCGTCTAGCGCCACGGTTTCCGGCGGAGGAGTAGTAGAGGCGGTAGAATTGGCAGAGATAGgagaaagaagcaagaaatGGAAGTGGAAAGGAGAATATTCTGTTAACTACTTTGTCAAAGATTCGCCGGAGGAAGTTACTCCGGCGAGTCAAACTGTTCTTTTGGTTCATGGCTTTGGTGCTTCTATTCCTCACTGGCGAAG GAACATAAATGCTTTGTCTAAAAACCATACAGTGTATGCAATTGATCTTCTCGGGTTTGGTGCTTCGGATAAGCCACCTGGTTTTAGCTATACCATGGAGTCATGGGCTGAG TTGATACTCAACTTCTTGGAGGAAGTGGTTCAGAAACCGACTATTTTGATTGGAAACTCTGTTGGAAGCCTTGCTTGTGTCATCGCTGCCTCAG GTACTAAGTTTCTcatatatttggaaaaaaaaacagaatcacgAGGAGATCTGGTCAAAGGTCTTGTTCTATTGAATTGTGCTGGTGGTATGAACAACAAAGCTGTCTTTGATGACTGGAGAATCAAGCTACTGATGCCTTTACTCTTACTTATCGACTTCTTACTCAAGCAAAGAGGAATTGCTTCTGCACTCTTCAACCGTGTTAAAGACAG GGAAAATCTGAAGAACATCTTGACAAATGTTTACGGGAACAAGGACAATGTAGATGACACCCTTGTAGAG ATCATTGCTGGACCAGCAAATACCGAAGGTGCACTAGATGCTTTTGTTTCAATCTTAACGGGTCCTCCTGGACCAAATCCGATTAAGCTGATACCGGAAATAACCAAACCGGTTCTTGTCTTATGGGGAGATCAAGATGGACTAACCCCTCTTGATGGTCCAGTAGGTAAGTACTTCACTTCCCTTCCGGATCAGTTACCTAACTTCAACCTCTATGTTCTACAAGGCGTTGGACATTGCCCGCAAGATGATCGTCCGGATCTTGTCCATGAGCGTCTCCTTCCATGGCTGGCTCAACTTTCTTCCACCTAG
- a CDS encoding B3 domain protein (DUF313) (FUNCTIONS IN: DNA binding; INVOLVED IN: regulation of transcription, DNA-dependent; LOCATED IN: cellular_component unknown; EXPRESSED IN: sperm cell; CONTAINS InterPro DOMAIN/s: Protein of unknown function DUF313 (InterPro:IPR005508), Transcriptional factor B3 (InterPro:IPR003340); BEST Arabidopsis thaliana protein match is: Domain of unknown function (DUF313) (TAIR:AT5G38490.1); Has 1807 Blast hits to 1807 proteins in 277 species: Archae - 0; Bacteria - 0; Metazoa - 736; Fungi - 347; Plants - 385; Viruses - 0; Other Eukaryotes - 339 (source: NCBI BLink).) — MDSGKDMWSRLCLLAETVVMAAEEEEQRRRLLAEKREDSKSQKKTVSEEDDSEKRFLSHVPRKKRSSLVKRQQKPNGVSTSSSSLPDLNQIPIDYETETKQNPSFIERLVCDEEQRVKKGKSRIIWEEEEEADEDSEKRLFEKNLMKFVGHSQQQQKFETLNGASSSSSFLNLRCYEASLFLDYNTVESEKTETKVLPNPNYQSSSPSSCLTENDTSRKRRAVEQRKSGKVKKVKVSPLPRLSTETPEWVFQAMGHMNADAETPKLIFERTLFKSDVNSNLSRLLIPFQKLIRNDFLTPEECRAMQEDKDKDDEDISVGTILVCQAKQEDEDKDDEDIGAGTILVNQRFKMWGLRFKIWGMEKDSGHGTLNYILNWDWNDVVKGNSLKAGDNIGLWTFRCRGVLCFALDTW, encoded by the coding sequence ATGGATTCAGGGAAGGATATGTGGTCGAGGCTGTGTTTACTGGCGGAAACTGTGGTTATGGCtgcggaggaagaagaacaacgtCGTCGTCTACTtgcagagaaaagagaagattcaAAGAGTCAGAAGAAGACTGTCTCTGAAGAAGACGATAGCGAGAAGAGATTCTTATCTCATGTCCCGAGGAAAAAAAGGTCGTCTTTGGTAAAGAGACAACAAAAACCTAATGGtgtttctacttcttcttcgtcgctTCCTGATCTTAACCAAATCCCCATTGATTACGAGactgaaaccaaacaaaaccctagttttaTTGAGCGTTTGGTGTGTGATGAAGAACAACGTGTGAAGAAAGGCAAATCCAGGATTATatgggaagaagaggaggaagcgGACGAAGACAGCGAGAAGAGACTTTTCGAGAAGAACCTGATGAAATTTGTAGGACACagccaacaacaacaaaagtttgaaactcTCAATGgggcttcatcttcttcatcgttcTTAAACCTTCGTTGTTATGAGGCTTCGTTATTCTTGGATTACAACACGGTTGAGTCAGAGAAGACAGAGACGAAAGTTCTACCAAACCCTAATtaccaatcttcttctccgtcttcATGCCTAACGGAGAACGACACAAGTCGCAAGAGGCGTGCCGTGGAACAGAGGAAGAGTGGTAAAGTCAAGAAAGTAAAGGTTTCTCCTTTGCCAAGGTTGTCTACAGAGACGCCTGAGTGGGTTTTCCAAGCGATGGGACACATGAACGCTGATGCTGAAACCCCGAAGCTGATCTTTGAAAGGACTCTGTTCAAGAGTGATGTCAACTCTAACCTCAGCCGTCTCTTAATCCCATTCCAGAAGCTAATCAGAAACGACTTCTTGACGCCAGAGGAGTGTCGAGCCATGCAGgaagacaaagacaaagacgACGAAGATATTAGTGTGGGAACGATTCTTGTGTGTCAAGCCAAGCAGGAAGACGAAGACAAAGACGACGAAGATATTGGTGCGGGAACGATTCTTGTGAACCAAAGATTTAAAATGTGGGGTTTGCGTTTCAAGATATGGGGGATGGAGAAGGACTCTGGACATGGAACCTTGAATTACATTTTGAATTGGGACTGGAATGATGTCGTCAAAGGTAACAGCTTAAAAGCCGGCGACAATATCGGTCTTTGGACTTTCAGGTGCCGTGGAGTCCTCTGCTTTGCTCTTGACACATGGTAG
- the TSBtype2 gene encoding tryptophan synthase beta type 2 (tryptophan synthase beta type 2 (TSBtype2); FUNCTIONS IN: pyridoxal phosphate binding, tryptophan synthase activity, catalytic activity; INVOLVED IN: tryptophan biosynthetic process, metabolic process; EXPRESSED IN: 21 plant structures; EXPRESSED DURING: 13 growth stages; CONTAINS InterPro DOMAIN/s: Pyridoxal phosphate-dependent enzyme, beta subunit (InterPro:IPR001926), Tryptophan synthase, beta chain-like (InterPro:IPR006316); BEST Arabidopsis thaliana protein match is: tryptophan synthase beta-subunit 2 (TAIR:AT4G27070.1); Has 1807 Blast hits to 1807 proteins in 277 species: Archae - 0; Bacteria - 0; Metazoa - 736; Fungi - 347; Plants - 385; Viruses - 0; Other Eukaryotes - 339 (source: NCBI BLink).) — MASQLLLPPNQFTKSVSPQVFITGDCQGFSDLTLKRKSNQATRVSNGSSLRVKAALRSTHNKSVVEIPKQWYNLVADLSVKPPPPLHPKTFEPIKPEDLAHLFPNELIKQEATQERFIDIPEEVLEIYKLWRPTPLIRAKRLEKLLQTPARIYFKYEGGSPAGSHKPNTAVPQAYYNAKEGVKNVVTETGAGQWGSSLAFASSLFGLDCEVWQVANSYHTKPYRRLMMQTWGAKVHPSPSDLTEAGRRILESDPSSPGSLGIAISEAVEVAARNEDTKYCLGSVLNHVLLHQTIIGEECIQQMENFGETPDLIIGCTGGGSNFAGLSFPFIREKLKGKINPVIRAVEPSACPSLTKGVYAYDFGDTAGLTPLMKMHTLGHDFIPDPIHAGGLRYHGMAPLISHVYEQGFMEAISIPQIECFQGAIQFARTEGIIPAPEPTHAIAATIREALRCKETGEAKVILMAMCGHGHFDLTSYDKYLKGELVDLSFSEEKIRESLSKVPHVV; from the exons ATGGCCTCTCAATTGCTTTTACCTCCAAACCAATTCACTAAATCAGTCTCACCTCAAGTTTTCATTACTG gTGATTGTCAAGGATTTAGTGACTTAACtctgaaaagaaaatcaaaccaagCTACAAGAGTTTCAAATGGATCTAGCTTAAGAGTAAAAGCAGCTTTGAGATCTACTCACAACAAATCAGTGGTTGAGATTCCAAAACAATGGTATAATCTTGTTGCTGATCTTTCAGTCAAGCCTCCTCCACCGTTGCATCCAAAGACTTTCGAACCGATAAAACCCGAAGATTTGGCTCATCTTTTCCCCAATGAGTTGATTAAACAAGAAGCTACACAAGAGAGGTTTATTGATATCCCTGAGGAAGTTCTTGAAATCTATAAGCTTTGGCGTCCAACTCCTCTAATCag AGCAAAGAGATTAGAGAAGCTTCTTCAAACACCGGCAAGGATTTACTTCAAGTATGAAGGTGGTAGCCCAGCTGGTTCACACAAACCAAACACAGCGGTTCCACAAGCTTATTACAATGCGAAAGAAGGCGTCAAGAACGTTGTGACGGAAACCGGTGCTGGTCAATGGGGAAGTTCTTTAGCCTTTGCTTCTAGTCTATTTGGTCTCGACTGCGAA GTATGGCAAGTAGCCAACTCTTACCATACAAAGCCATATCGCCGGTTAATGATGCAAACTTGGGGTGCAAAGGTTCATCCGTCGCCATCGGATCTCACTGAGGCGGGTAGAAGAATCCTCGAATCCGATCCATCAAGTCCGGGAAGTTTAGGCATTGCGATATCAGAAGCGGTTGAAGTTGCAGCGAGAAACGAGGATACAAAATACTGCCTAGGGAGTGTATTGAACCATGTGTTGTTACACCAAACAATTATTGGAGAAGAATGCATTCAACAAATGGAGAATTTTGGTGAAACACCTGACCTGATCATAGGGTGTACTGGTGGAGGATCAAATTTTGCTGGTTTGAGTTTTCCTTTTATCCGGGAGAAACTCAAAGGCAAAATCAACCCTGTTATAAGAGCGGTTGAGCCATCTGCTTGTCCTTCCTTGACCAAAGGGGTTTATGCTTATGATTTTGGCGATACGGCTGGATTGACTCCTTTGATGAAGATGCATACTTTGGGACATGACTTCATTCCTGATCCTATCCATGCCG GTGGATTAAGGTACCATGGGATGGCACCATTGATCTCACATGTTTATGAACAAGGATTCATGGAAGCAATTTCAATTCCTCAAATTGAGTGTTTCCAAG GTGCTATTCAGTTTGCAAGAACAGAAGGGATCATACCCGCACCAGAACCGACCCACGCCATTGCTGCAACCATAAGAGAGGCTCTCCGATGTAAAGAGACGGGAGAAGCAAAAGTGATACTAATGGCGATGTGTGGACATGGCCATTTCGACCTTACTTCTTACGACAAGTATTTAAAAGGCGAGTTGGTGGATTTATCATTCAGCGAAGAGAAGATACGAGAGTCTTTGTCCAAGGTTCCTCATGTTGTTTAA
- a CDS encoding alpha/beta-Hydrolases superfamily protein (alpha/beta-Hydrolases superfamily protein; FUNCTIONS IN: hydrolase activity; LOCATED IN: chloroplast, chloroplast envelope; EXPRESSED IN: 22 plant structures; EXPRESSED DURING: 13 growth stages; CONTAINS InterPro DOMAIN/s: Alpha/beta hydrolase fold-1 (InterPro:IPR000073); BEST Arabidopsis thaliana protein match is: alpha/beta-Hydrolases superfamily protein (TAIR:AT5G19850.1); Has 1807 Blast hits to 1807 proteins in 277 species: Archae - 0; Bacteria - 0; Metazoa - 736; Fungi - 347; Plants - 385; Viruses - 0; Other Eukaryotes - 339 (source: NCBI BLink).): protein MRALTWTAMSPPVMSRTATSTVNLRRISLRRDRVCVRATASSSATVSGGGVVEAVELAEIGERSKKWKWKGEYSVNYFVKDSPEEVTPASQTVLLVHGFGASIPHWRRNINALSKNHTVYAIDLLGFGASDKPPGFSYTMESWAELILNFLEEVVQKPTILIGNSVGSLACVIAASESRGDLVKGLVLLNCAGGMNNKAVFDDWRIKLLMPLLLLIDFLLKQRGIASALFNRVKDRENLKNILTNVYGNKDNVDDTLVEIIAGPANTEGALDAFVSILTGPPGPNPIKLIPEITKPVLVLWGDQDGLTPLDGPVGKYFTSLPDQLPNFNLYVLQGVGHCPQDDRPDLVHERLLPWLAQLSST from the exons ATGAGAGCTCTAACATGGACGGCAATGTCGCCGCCGGTGATGTCACGGACGGCGACTTCTACGGTTAACTTACGACGTATCAGCCTACGGAGAGATCGCGTCTGTGTTAGAGCCACGGCTTCGTCTAGCGCCACGGTTTCCGGCGGAGGAGTAGTAGAGGCGGTAGAATTGGCAGAGATAGgagaaagaagcaagaaatGGAAGTGGAAAGGAGAATATTCTGTTAACTACTTTGTCAAAGATTCGCCGGAGGAAGTTACTCCGGCGAGTCAAACTGTTCTTTTGGTTCATGGCTTTGGTGCTTCTATTCCTCACTGGCGAAG GAACATAAATGCTTTGTCTAAAAACCATACAGTGTATGCAATTGATCTTCTCGGGTTTGGTGCTTCGGATAAGCCACCTGGTTTTAGCTATACCATGGAGTCATGGGCTGAG TTGATACTCAACTTCTTGGAGGAAGTGGTTCAGAAACCGACTATTTTGATTGGAAACTCTGTTGGAAGCCTTGCTTGTGTCATCGCTGCCTCAG aatcacgAGGAGATCTGGTCAAAGGTCTTGTTCTATTGAATTGTGCTGGTGGTATGAACAACAAAGCTGTCTTTGATGACTGGAGAATCAAGCTACTGATGCCTTTACTCTTACTTATCGACTTCTTACTCAAGCAAAGAGGAATTGCTTCTGCACTCTTCAACCGTGTTAAAGACAG GGAAAATCTGAAGAACATCTTGACAAATGTTTACGGGAACAAGGACAATGTAGATGACACCCTTGTAGAG ATCATTGCTGGACCAGCAAATACCGAAGGTGCACTAGATGCTTTTGTTTCAATCTTAACGGGTCCTCCTGGACCAAATCCGATTAAGCTGATACCGGAAATAACCAAACCGGTTCTTGTCTTATGGGGAGATCAAGATGGACTAACCCCTCTTGATGGTCCAGTAGGTAAGTACTTCACTTCCCTTCCGGATCAGTTACCTAACTTCAACCTCTATGTTCTACAAGGCGTTGGACATTGCCCGCAAGATGATCGTCCGGATCTTGTCCATGAGCGTCTCCTTCCATGGCTGGCTCAACTTTCTTCCACCTAG
- a CDS encoding Rhomboid-related intramembrane serine protease family protein (Rhomboid-related intramembrane serine protease family protein; FUNCTIONS IN: serine-type endopeptidase activity; INVOLVED IN: biological_process unknown; LOCATED IN: integral to membrane; EXPRESSED IN: 22 plant structures; EXPRESSED DURING: 13 growth stages; CONTAINS InterPro DOMAIN/s: Peptidase S54, rhomboid (InterPro:IPR002610); BEST Arabidopsis thaliana protein match is: RHOMBOID-like protein 10 (TAIR:AT1G25290.2); Has 3625 Blast hits to 3625 proteins in 1267 species: Archae - 59; Bacteria - 2289; Metazoa - 237; Fungi - 114; Plants - 278; Viruses - 0; Other Eukaryotes - 648 (source: NCBI BLink).), with product MALFPLHHEVPCKGEVLFDSNGLRRFSSGLKHRTMAEATTLGRDCRMKSYMKSIPYCRSPRRRLCLVRASSENKITKQRLKLLDSYFGKLQNDDEKPSISTGDDIDRKAELNVNEELDSLSAYLDKLQKDAKSKGLVSSTLDVVKSEGGSVASKLRKTGIENNNSPFQQFDDEDQAEDTLNFYAVSILASINVGVCLFEAAAPVRNNNMGLLSLPLLYGAKINDLILAGEWWRLVTPMFLHSGIPHVALSSWALLTFGPKVCRDYGLFTFCLIYILGGVSGNFMSFLHTADPTVGGTGPAFALIGAWLVDQNQNKEMIKSNEYEDLFQKAIIMTGFGLILSHFGPIDDWTNLGALIAGIVYGFFTCPVLQLGSGGSERQEGIVTVGPEKQNSADPCKSFLLFTIFVAVIVTSLLLIGDGPLDFPTYDDVVYSLI from the exons ATGGCACTGTTTCCTCTTCACCATGAAGTCCCTTGTAAAGGAGAAGTATTGTTTGATTCAAATGGTTTAAGACGTTTTTCGTCTGGTCTGAAACATAGAACAATGGCTGAAGCAACCACGCTTGGCAGGGATTGTAGGATGAAGAGTTATATGAAATCAATCCCGTATTGTCGTTCACCAAGAAGAAGGTTATGTTTAGTTAGAGCGTCATCAGAGAACAAGATTACCAAACAGAGACTTAAACTGTTGGATTCTTACTTTGGGAAACTTCAAAACGATGATGAGAAGCCTTCTATCTCAACAGGAGATGATATTGATCGCAAAGCTGAACTCAATGTGAATGAAGAGTTGGATTCTTTGAGTGCTTATCTTGACAAACTCCAAAAAG ATGCAAAATCTAAAGGTTTAGTCTCGTCCACCTTGGACGTGGTAAAATCAGAAGGCGGTTCAGTAGCAAGCAAATTGAGAAAGACTGGtattgaaaacaataatagtCCTTTCCAGcagtttgatgatgaagatcaAGCAGAAGATACATTGAACTTCTATGCTGT GAGCATATTAGCATCCATCAATGTTGGTGTCTGCTTGTTTGAGGCGGCAGCGCCAGTTAGGAACAACAATATGGGACTCTTATCACTCCCTTTGTTATATGGAGCAAAGATAAATGATCTAATCCTTGCTGGAGAATGGTGGAGGCTGGTCACACCCATGTTTCTG CACTCTGGAATTCCTCATGTAGCCCTTAGCTCCTGGGCTCTGCTTACTTTTGGACCAAAAGTCTGCCGTGACTATGGATTATTCACGTTTTGTCTCATTTACATTCTCGGAGGAGTCTCTGGAAATTTCATGAGCTTTCTGCATACAGCAGATCCTACAGTTGGAGGAACT GGACCAGCATTTGCGTTAATAGGAGCTTGGCTCGTTGACCAAAATCAGAACAAAGAGATGATCAAAAGCAACGAATATGAGGACTTGTTTCAGAAGGCCATTATAATGACAGGATTTGGTCTCATATTAAGCCATTTCGGTCCAATTGATGACTG GACAAATCTGGGAGCACTTATAGCAGGGATTGTATACGGGTTTTTCACTTGTCCGGTGCTACAACTTGGTAGCGGCGGAAGTGAAAGGCAAGAAGGGATTGTGACGGTTGGaccagagaaacaaaacagcGCTGACCCGTGTAAATCGTTTCTGCTTTTCACAATCTTCGTCGCGGTTATTGTGACTTCTCTGCTACTGATTGGGGACGGTCCATTGGACTTCCCAACGTACGATGATGTTGTGTATTCTCTCATTTAG